One window of Methanogenium organophilum genomic DNA carries:
- a CDS encoding tRNA pseudouridine(54/55) synthase Pus10, with the protein MGVIEETREILAYGTICNHCLGRFFGKQSFGLTNEERGRSLRTVLALEDNEPYTEEIKPCWICGNMFDETDTWAERIEESVQGIEFSTLLVGCRVPPIMAESEEMVWSDLGLTSPETLKAQFNREVGKAFSARSGSEVDFKRPDVVAVCNPAENTVDIEINPIYIYGRYRKYERGIPQTRWHCRECRGAGCERCNFTGKMYADSVEELIGRPVAELFSSEDVILHGAGREDIDARMIGTGRPFIMEIVHPVKRSIPLSVLEETINSTADGRISVVLDHISDRREVETIKSGKAHKKYSILVEVDGDFSEDDVRSSLSVLKGAAISQRTPQRVAHRRADRERKRNVIDICLKGTEDDQYRIEVLGDAGLYIKELISGDEGRTHPSLTECIGAPAKVTALDVIMVEGVVPEAENKFQED; encoded by the coding sequence ATCGGAGTAATCGAAGAAACACGGGAAATCCTTGCATATGGAACAATATGCAACCACTGCCTTGGAAGGTTCTTTGGTAAACAGTCATTCGGACTCACCAATGAAGAACGGGGCAGATCCCTGCGAACAGTACTTGCACTTGAAGATAATGAGCCGTACACAGAAGAGATAAAACCCTGCTGGATCTGTGGAAACATGTTTGATGAAACGGATACATGGGCCGAGAGAATCGAAGAGAGTGTACAGGGCATTGAATTTTCAACACTGTTGGTTGGCTGCCGGGTACCTCCCATTATGGCAGAGAGTGAAGAGATGGTCTGGAGCGATCTCGGCCTCACATCTCCGGAAACGCTGAAAGCACAGTTCAACCGAGAAGTCGGTAAGGCCTTCTCCGCCAGAAGCGGATCAGAAGTTGATTTCAAACGCCCGGATGTTGTTGCAGTCTGTAATCCTGCCGAAAACACTGTTGATATCGAAATAAATCCCATCTACATCTATGGAAGGTATCGGAAATACGAACGAGGTATTCCGCAGACCAGGTGGCACTGTCGCGAATGCCGTGGGGCAGGGTGTGAGCGGTGCAACTTTACCGGCAAGATGTATGCTGATTCTGTTGAAGAACTCATCGGACGGCCTGTCGCCGAATTATTCAGCTCTGAAGATGTAATTCTTCATGGCGCCGGCAGGGAGGACATTGATGCACGGATGATCGGTACCGGACGACCATTTATCATGGAAATCGTCCATCCGGTTAAACGCAGTATCCCCCTTTCTGTGCTTGAAGAAACAATTAATTCCACCGCGGATGGCCGGATATCTGTTGTCCTCGATCACATCAGCGACCGCCGCGAGGTGGAAACAATTAAATCGGGAAAAGCGCATAAGAAATACAGCATTCTGGTAGAAGTTGACGGCGATTTCTCAGAAGATGACGTCAGATCATCCCTATCTGTCCTGAAAGGGGCAGCAATTTCGCAGCGCACCCCCCAAAGGGTAGCTCACCGAAGGGCAGACCGGGAGAGAAAGCGGAATGTCATCGACATCTGCCTGAAAGGCACTGAAGACGATCAATACAGAATTGAAGTCCTTGGAGACGCGGGCCTTTATATCAAAGAGCTCATTTCAGGCGATGAAGGGAGAACACATCCAAGCCTCACTGAATGCATTGGGGCACCCGCAAAGGTAACAGCCCTCGACGTTATCATGGTCGAAGGCGTTGTTCCTGAAGCAGAAAATAAATTCCAGGAGGATTAA
- the trmY gene encoding tRNA (pseudouridine(54)-N(1))-methyltransferase TrmY, which translates to MKQFIVIGHRARTDGDFSLNDMPGGAGRMDVLCRCVNSSFFLSHDLRRDAECYLVLLGEPDPPKTILFRGDTLRYLSPDERSAGSLIKKALALPCDEEFRESTPGVFVRRGGLEQILSECNPAILDEGGTDIRDIEELPSAYLLSDHQNFSESESAMTEHLQQVSVGPAVLHADHTITVVLNEMDRRGKTSE; encoded by the coding sequence ATGAAACAGTTTATCGTCATCGGGCACCGCGCCCGGACAGACGGAGACTTTTCCCTCAATGACATGCCAGGGGGGGCAGGTCGAATGGATGTCCTCTGCAGGTGTGTGAATTCATCGTTTTTTCTTTCCCATGACCTTAGACGTGATGCGGAGTGCTATCTTGTCCTGCTGGGAGAACCGGATCCTCCAAAGACCATTCTTTTCAGAGGAGATACGCTCAGGTATCTCAGCCCGGACGAACGGAGTGCAGGATCGCTCATCAAAAAAGCACTTGCACTACCATGTGACGAAGAATTCCGCGAATCAACACCCGGAGTCTTTGTCCGCAGGGGAGGATTGGAACAAATCCTTTCCGAATGCAACCCTGCCATTCTCGATGAGGGGGGCACTGACATAAGGGATATTGAGGAGCTTCCGTCGGCCTATCTCCTCTCCGACCACCAGAATTTTTCGGAGAGTGAGAGTGCAATGACTGAGCATCTGCAACAGGTTTCAGTCGGCCCTGCAGTACTGCATGCCGACCACACTATCACTGTGGTGCTCAATGAAATGGACAGGAGGGGAAAAACATCGGAGTAA
- a CDS encoding signal recognition particle protein Srp54: MLDRFGTGLKDAVKKLAGKSVIDKAAVDELVRDLQRVLIQSDVNVKLVMELTTTIKKRSLEEEPPKGMGAREHVLRIVYEELVHLMGEEVDVRLESQTILMAGLQGSGKTTTTGKLARYFQRKGLRVGVICADVFRPGAYDQLTTLCQKVNVPCYGEPGETDAVGIVTRGMEELAGTEVLIIDTQGRHALEDELIEEIIALNELSSATHRWLVIDAALGQQAREQARRFHEAIDIDGVIITKMDGTAKGGGALSAVAETGSGIVFVGSGETIEDLERFDPDGFISRLLGMGDLRALIERAEEAISPEDVDVNAMLKGKFTLRDMYKQLEALKKMGPLKQVMGMLPLGNVDLPQDAFDVTSVKMDRFKYIMDSMTSEELDNPGVISGSRIQRISMGSGTSPDEVRELIKYYKTMQRTLKTMRGGQGKFNMQRMMKKFGGM; the protein is encoded by the coding sequence ATGCTGGACAGGTTCGGTACTGGTCTTAAAGACGCTGTAAAAAAACTTGCAGGGAAATCTGTCATCGACAAAGCAGCGGTCGATGAACTGGTTCGTGATCTGCAAAGAGTGCTCATTCAGTCGGATGTAAATGTGAAGCTCGTTATGGAGCTCACAACAACCATCAAAAAACGATCTCTGGAGGAAGAACCACCAAAGGGAATGGGTGCACGTGAGCATGTCCTCAGAATTGTGTACGAGGAACTTGTTCACCTGATGGGAGAGGAGGTCGATGTCAGACTTGAATCCCAGACAATTCTCATGGCAGGCCTGCAGGGAAGTGGGAAAACAACTACAACCGGCAAACTTGCACGCTATTTCCAGAGAAAGGGGCTCCGCGTTGGTGTTATCTGTGCTGATGTATTCCGCCCCGGTGCATATGATCAGCTTACCACGCTCTGTCAGAAGGTTAATGTTCCCTGTTATGGGGAGCCGGGTGAGACAGATGCCGTTGGTATTGTCACACGCGGGATGGAGGAACTGGCAGGCACTGAAGTCCTGATCATCGATACACAGGGCCGACATGCACTTGAGGACGAACTCATCGAAGAGATCATTGCGCTCAACGAACTGTCGTCCGCGACACACCGCTGGCTTGTTATCGATGCTGCACTCGGTCAGCAGGCACGCGAACAGGCGCGCAGATTCCATGAAGCAATCGATATTGACGGTGTCATCATAACAAAGATGGATGGTACTGCAAAGGGAGGCGGTGCTCTTTCTGCTGTAGCAGAGACTGGTTCCGGGATTGTTTTTGTCGGAAGCGGTGAGACCATTGAGGATCTTGAACGCTTTGACCCGGACGGGTTCATATCCCGCCTGCTTGGAATGGGGGACCTTCGGGCGCTCATTGAACGTGCCGAGGAGGCAATTTCTCCCGAGGATGTCGATGTCAATGCAATGCTCAAAGGGAAATTTACCCTTCGCGACATGTACAAACAACTTGAGGCCCTTAAAAAAATGGGGCCCTTAAAGCAGGTAATGGGAATGCTGCCGCTGGGAAATGTTGATCTCCCCCAGGATGCCTTTGATGTGACGTCTGTAAAAATGGACCGCTTCAAATATATCATGGATTCAATGACAAGTGAAGAACTTGACAATCCGGGTGTTATCAGCGGTTCACGGATTCAGCGTATATCCATGGGGTCCGGAACCTCACCGGATGAAGTGCGCGAGTTAATCAAATATTACAAGACAATGCAGCGCACCCTGAAGACAATGCGTGGTGGACAGGGTAAGTTCAACATGCAGCGCATGATGAAGAAATTTGGTGGGATGTAA